The Vicia villosa cultivar HV-30 ecotype Madison, WI linkage group LG1, Vvil1.0, whole genome shotgun sequence genome includes a region encoding these proteins:
- the LOC131631345 gene encoding uncharacterized protein LOC131631345, which translates to MGALFSKLCNLFLSNKAIQTLINILHHSPHSDTNMELEPILHRTVTANGINIHIAEKGQGPLILFIHGFPDLWYSWRHQITFLSSRGYRCVALDLRGYGDTDIPTSPTSYTSLHVVGDIIGLIDAIAADQEKVFVVAHDWGAVTAWYLSLYRPERIKALVNLSVAFTPRNPKRKPLDTLRAVYGNDYYVNRFQEPGDIEQEFAEIGTERVLKEFFTYRNPGPLYLPKGKGFGHPNDSPIVLPPWLSEEECKFYASKFDKTGFTGALNYYRNIDLNWELTAPWTGAKVKVPVKFIVGDLDLTYNAPGAKDYIHKGGLKRDVPLLDDVVVIEGAGHFIHQERADEINKHIYDFFKKF; encoded by the exons ATGGGTGCATTATTTTCAAAGCTGTGCAACCTGTTCTTATCCAACAAAGCCATACAAACGCTCATAAACATTCTCCACCACTCACCACATTCCGACACAAACATGGAACTAGAACCTATACTTCACCGAACAGTAACCGCAAATGGCATAAACATACACATAGCCGAAAAGGGTCAAGGTCCACTAATCCTCTTCATCCATGGCTTCCCGGACCTATGGTATTCATGGCGCCACCAGATCACTTTTCTATCTTCCCGCGGTTACCGCTGTGTGGCCTTAGATCTCCGCGGATACGGCGACACCGATATACCTACCTCACCAACATCCTACACTAGTCTTCATGTCGTCGGGGACATCATCGGACTTATTGATGCCATTGCGGCTGATCAAGAGAAAGTGTTTGTTGTTGCTCATGATTGGGGTGCTGTTACGGCTTGGTATCTTTCCCTTTATCGCCCTGAACGAATCAAAGCTCTTGTTAACTTGAGTGTTGCTTTTACTCCAAGAAACCCCAAAAGAAAGCCACTAGATACCCTTAGAGCTGTCTATGGTAATGACTACTATGTCAACAGATTTCAG GAGCCTGGTGATATAGAACAAGAGTTTGCTGAGATTGGCACCGAAAGAGTCTTGAAGGAATTTTTCACCTACCGTAATCCTGGTCCACTTTATTTACCTAAGGGTAAAGGTTTTGGACATCCAAATGATTCTCCTATAGTGTTGCCTCCATGGTTATCTGAAGAAGAATGCAAATTCTATGCTTCCAAATTTGACAAAACTGGCTTCACAGGAGCGTTGAATTACTATAGAAATATAGATCT AAACTGGGAGCTTACTGCTCCATGGACTGGTGCTAAAGTGAAAGTTCCAGTTAAGTTTATTGTGGGTGATCTTGACCTTACCTATAATGCGCCTGGCGCAAAAGATTACATTCACAAAGGTGGGCTGAAGAGAGATGTGCCACTTCTTGATGATGTGGTTGTAATTGAAGGGGCAGGGCATTTCATCCATCAAGAAAGGGCTGATGAGATTAACAAACATATCTATGATTTCTTCAAAAAATTCTAA
- the LOC131631353 gene encoding probable acylpyruvase FAHD1, mitochondrial, whose translation MSTASVQKLFELGTKIIAVGRNYAAHAKELGNAVPKSPVLFLKPTSSYLKNGGTIQIPYNESSLHHEVELAVVIGKKARDVAESSAMDYVAGYAVALDMTARDLQSAAKSAGLPWTVAKGQDTFTPISPILPKTSVPNPDDLELWIKVDEEIRQKGSTKDMIFKLPFLISHISSLMTLFEGDVILTGTPPGVGPVKEGQKITAGITGLVDVEFNVEKRKISGN comes from the exons ATGTCGACGGCATCCGTTCAGAAGCTCTTTGAATTGGGCACCAAGATCATCGCCGTCGGTAGAAACTACGCCGCACACGCTAAAGAACTAGGCAACGCCGTTCCCAAG TCACCGGTGTTGTTTCTGAAACCGACGTCGTCTTACTTGAAAAATGGCGGAACAATCCAGATTCCGTATAACGAGAGTTCTCTTCATCACGAGGTCGAACTCGCTGTCGTCATCGGGAAGAAAGCTCGTGATGTTGCTGAATCGTCTGCCATGGATTACGTTGCCG GTTATGCAGTTGCACTTGATATGACTGCCAGGGACCTTCAATCTGCTGCTAAG TCTGCAGGTCTTCCATGGACTGTGGCAAAAGGCCAGGACACTTTCACACCAATTAGTCCCATT TTGCCCAAGACTTCTGTACCAAACCCTGATGACCTAGAATTGTGGATCAAG GTAGATGAGGAAATTAGGCAAAAGGGCTCAACTAAGGACATGATATTCAAACTTCCATTTCTAATTAGCCACATAAGCTCTTTGATGACATTGTTTGAAGGAGATGTCATTCTAACTG GTACTCCCCCAGGTGTTGGCCCTGTGAAAGAAGGTCAAAAAATTACTGCAGGTATTACAGGCCTTGTGGACGTGGAGTTTAATGTTGAAAAGCGAAAAATATCCGGAAACTAA
- the LOC131631366 gene encoding lipoamide acyltransferase component of branched-chain alpha-keto acid dehydrogenase complex, mitochondrial isoform X1 codes for MMLSHRIWQRRALIYGQRLFRPSSSACSSSYYSSVSRSFLSAKPNSRLDFNLKHVKGYCFSAHPVLNVPVGNVVEIPLAQTGEGIAECELLKWYVQEGDFVEDFQPLCEVQSDKATIEITSRYKGKVCNILHVPGDIVKVGATLLKISIDEPACSSMDFGASENAKSLDSDQISVNESAYTTINLVDSENVKQLDSDNGKGKQAGVLSTPAVRSLAKEHGIDINNVCGTGKDGRVLKEDVLNFAVNKGITKTPAAVLHADFVEQLHGAEERGCDAKNKYDRPSEDTILPLRGFQRAMIKSMSLAAKVPHFHYVDEINCDALVKLKTSFQKNNPYPDVKHTFLPILVKSLSMALIKYPSVNSCFKEDAFEVILKGSHNIGIAMATPHGLVVPNIKNVQSLSILEITKELARLQQLASDNKLTSEDICGGTITLSNIGAIGGKFGSPLLNLPEVSIIAIGRIQKLPRFTEDGNVYPASLMTVNVGADHRVLDGATVARFCNEWKKLIENPELLMLHLR; via the exons TCATCTTACTATTCCTCTGTTTCGAGATCTTTTCTATCTGCTAAACCTAATTCTCGCTTAGAT TTCAATTTGAAGCATGTTAAGGGATATTGCTTTTCTGCTCACCCTGTTTTGAATGTTCCTGTGGGGAACGTTGTTGAAATCCCGTTGGCACAGACTGGGGAAGGTATTGCTGAATGTGAGCTTCTCAAATGGTATGTTCAAGAG GGTGATTTTGTGGAAGATTTTCAACCGTTGTGTGAAGTTCAAAGTGATAAAGCTACTATAGAAATTACGAGTCGGTATAAAGGAAAAGTTTGTAATATTCTTCATGTTCCTGGTGACATTGTGAAG GTTGGAGCAACCCTTTTAAAGATATCAATTGATGAGCCTGCATGTTCTTCGATGGATTTTGGTGCCTCAGAAAATGCAAAGTCACTTGATTCTGATCAGATATCTGTCAATGAATCTGCATATACTACGATAAATTTAGTCGACTCAGAAAATGTAAAGCAACTAGATTCTGATAATGGAAAGGGGAAACAAGCAGGAGTTCTGTCAACACCTGCTGTGAGAAGTCTAGCAAAGGAGCATGGTATAGATATAAATAATGTGTGTGGAACTGGAAAAGATGGAAGAGTTTTAAAAGAAGATGTGCTCAATTTTGCTGTCAATAAAGGAATCACTAAAACTCCAGCGGCGGTTTTGCATGCCGATTTTGTAGAACAGCTTCATGGAGCAGAAGAACGCGGCTGTGATGCGAAGAATAAATATGATAGGCCGTCTGAGGACACGATACTTCCCCTAAG GGGATTCCAAAGAGCGATGATAAAATCAATGTCTCTTGCTGCCAAAGTCCCACATTTTCATTATGTAGACGAGATAAACTGTGACGCCCTAGTGAAGCTTAAAACGTCTTTTCAAAAGAATAATCCTTATCCAGATGTCAAGCACACTTTCCTTCCAATACTCGTCAAGTCACTATCAATGGCCCTCATCAAGTACCCCTCTGTGAATAGTTGCTTCAAAGAAGATGCATTTGAAGTCATACTCAAAG GTTCGCACAACATCGGAATCGCCATGGCAACACCACATGGTTTAGTTGTGCCGAATATAAAAAATGTTCAGTCTCTTTCCATATTGGAG ATAACCAAAGAGCTAGCAAGGTTGCAACAATTGGCTTCAGATAACAAGTTAACTTCTGAGGACATATGTGGTGGGACAATCACTTTGAGTAACATTGGAGCAATTGGCGGAAAATTTGGTTCCCCGCTTCTTAATCTTCCTGAAGTCTCCATTATTGCAATCGGCCGAATTCAGAAACTTCCACGGTTTACTGAAGATGGAAATGTGTATCCTGCATCACTCATGACG GTTAATGTTGGTGCAGATCATAGAGTTTTGGATGGAGCAACGGTGGCAAGATTTTGCAACGAGtggaaaaaattaattgaaaatccGGAGTTACTAATGTTGCATTTAAGATGA
- the LOC131631366 gene encoding lipoamide acyltransferase component of branched-chain alpha-keto acid dehydrogenase complex, mitochondrial isoform X2, translated as MGDFVEDFQPLCEVQSDKATIEITSRYKGKVCNILHVPGDIVKVGATLLKISIDEPACSSMDFGASENAKSLDSDQISVNESAYTTINLVDSENVKQLDSDNGKGKQAGVLSTPAVRSLAKEHGIDINNVCGTGKDGRVLKEDVLNFAVNKGITKTPAAVLHADFVEQLHGAEERGCDAKNKYDRPSEDTILPLRGFQRAMIKSMSLAAKVPHFHYVDEINCDALVKLKTSFQKNNPYPDVKHTFLPILVKSLSMALIKYPSVNSCFKEDAFEVILKGSHNIGIAMATPHGLVVPNIKNVQSLSILEITKELARLQQLASDNKLTSEDICGGTITLSNIGAIGGKFGSPLLNLPEVSIIAIGRIQKLPRFTEDGNVYPASLMTVNVGADHRVLDGATVARFCNEWKKLIENPELLMLHLR; from the exons ATG GGTGATTTTGTGGAAGATTTTCAACCGTTGTGTGAAGTTCAAAGTGATAAAGCTACTATAGAAATTACGAGTCGGTATAAAGGAAAAGTTTGTAATATTCTTCATGTTCCTGGTGACATTGTGAAG GTTGGAGCAACCCTTTTAAAGATATCAATTGATGAGCCTGCATGTTCTTCGATGGATTTTGGTGCCTCAGAAAATGCAAAGTCACTTGATTCTGATCAGATATCTGTCAATGAATCTGCATATACTACGATAAATTTAGTCGACTCAGAAAATGTAAAGCAACTAGATTCTGATAATGGAAAGGGGAAACAAGCAGGAGTTCTGTCAACACCTGCTGTGAGAAGTCTAGCAAAGGAGCATGGTATAGATATAAATAATGTGTGTGGAACTGGAAAAGATGGAAGAGTTTTAAAAGAAGATGTGCTCAATTTTGCTGTCAATAAAGGAATCACTAAAACTCCAGCGGCGGTTTTGCATGCCGATTTTGTAGAACAGCTTCATGGAGCAGAAGAACGCGGCTGTGATGCGAAGAATAAATATGATAGGCCGTCTGAGGACACGATACTTCCCCTAAG GGGATTCCAAAGAGCGATGATAAAATCAATGTCTCTTGCTGCCAAAGTCCCACATTTTCATTATGTAGACGAGATAAACTGTGACGCCCTAGTGAAGCTTAAAACGTCTTTTCAAAAGAATAATCCTTATCCAGATGTCAAGCACACTTTCCTTCCAATACTCGTCAAGTCACTATCAATGGCCCTCATCAAGTACCCCTCTGTGAATAGTTGCTTCAAAGAAGATGCATTTGAAGTCATACTCAAAG GTTCGCACAACATCGGAATCGCCATGGCAACACCACATGGTTTAGTTGTGCCGAATATAAAAAATGTTCAGTCTCTTTCCATATTGGAG ATAACCAAAGAGCTAGCAAGGTTGCAACAATTGGCTTCAGATAACAAGTTAACTTCTGAGGACATATGTGGTGGGACAATCACTTTGAGTAACATTGGAGCAATTGGCGGAAAATTTGGTTCCCCGCTTCTTAATCTTCCTGAAGTCTCCATTATTGCAATCGGCCGAATTCAGAAACTTCCACGGTTTACTGAAGATGGAAATGTGTATCCTGCATCACTCATGACG GTTAATGTTGGTGCAGATCATAGAGTTTTGGATGGAGCAACGGTGGCAAGATTTTGCAACGAGtggaaaaaattaattgaaaatccGGAGTTACTAATGTTGCATTTAAGATGA